One Granulicella sp. 5B5 DNA window includes the following coding sequences:
- a CDS encoding metallopeptidase TldD-related protein has product MKILSTLLILGFTAAPALAQVADAKPDTAAIAATTKVTDPLLLAMQQELTREQAKLVLPGLQRPYYMQYRLEDIASWEAVANYGALTSDNANHQRVVRVEVRVGDYTSDSSSARGEGTLQLAPEDNDPAALKYALWTATDEAYKNALRAYAAKQATLKQFQTPPTASDFTPAKPVTEIEPVLTLDIDRDEWKRRIVDASGLFASSPETRSFANTVQGSTANVTAVVINRYTVSTDGTVMRHGYAEYSDSISIAGQASDGMELARANGSTATTAAGLEDAAALHKRTLTNLLSFHALCDAPIVGAEDYHGPVLFSGDAAADVFNHLFVPNVEADRPDIGTAARTQGAYQSSYRTPVLPAFLTVIDDPTMKSFEGHALFGSYKVDDEGVPVAPVTIVDHGKLVNYLIGREPVKDFPASNGHGRAALGQGARSKAGVILIKPLAPLTDAALHAKLLAIAKQQGRDVYEVETLGGELTPRLLYRVSPDGKRTLVRGALFDELDQRAIRSGILAAGGRDYVAQTAAPVPESTIAPEVLFEDIGVKRANEEQQKLPYYPPPETKQ; this is encoded by the coding sequence ATGAAAATCCTCTCTACACTGCTCATCCTCGGCTTCACCGCAGCTCCCGCACTCGCGCAGGTCGCCGATGCTAAACCCGACACTGCTGCCATCGCCGCCACCACTAAAGTCACCGACCCGCTGCTGCTCGCGATGCAGCAGGAGCTCACCCGCGAGCAGGCGAAGCTCGTGCTGCCCGGCCTGCAGCGGCCGTACTACATGCAGTACCGGCTCGAAGACATCGCATCATGGGAGGCTGTCGCCAACTACGGCGCGCTCACCAGCGATAACGCCAACCACCAGCGTGTCGTCCGAGTCGAGGTCCGCGTCGGCGACTATACCTCTGACTCCAGCTCCGCGCGTGGCGAAGGCACCCTGCAGCTCGCGCCGGAAGACAACGATCCCGCCGCGCTCAAGTACGCACTCTGGACCGCAACCGACGAGGCCTACAAGAACGCCCTGCGCGCCTACGCCGCCAAGCAGGCCACGCTCAAGCAGTTCCAAACGCCGCCCACCGCCAGCGACTTTACGCCCGCCAAACCCGTCACCGAGATTGAGCCCGTCCTCACACTCGACATCGACCGCGATGAGTGGAAGCGCCGCATCGTGGATGCCAGCGGACTCTTCGCCTCCTCGCCCGAGACGCGCTCCTTCGCCAACACGGTTCAGGGCTCCACCGCCAACGTCACCGCGGTCGTCATCAACCGCTACACCGTCTCCACCGACGGCACGGTCATGCGCCACGGCTACGCCGAGTACTCCGACTCCATCTCCATCGCAGGCCAGGCCTCCGATGGCATGGAGCTCGCGCGAGCCAACGGCTCCACGGCCACCACCGCCGCAGGCCTTGAGGACGCAGCCGCACTCCACAAGCGCACCCTCACCAACCTGCTCAGCTTCCACGCGCTCTGCGACGCGCCCATCGTCGGCGCGGAGGATTATCACGGTCCGGTTCTATTCTCCGGCGACGCCGCTGCCGATGTCTTCAACCACCTCTTCGTCCCCAACGTCGAGGCCGACCGCCCCGACATCGGTACCGCCGCGCGCACGCAGGGAGCGTATCAATCCAGCTACCGCACACCCGTGCTGCCCGCGTTCCTCACCGTCATCGACGACCCCACGATGAAGTCCTTCGAAGGCCACGCGCTCTTTGGTTCCTACAAGGTGGATGACGAAGGCGTCCCGGTCGCTCCCGTCACCATCGTGGACCACGGCAAGCTCGTCAACTACCTCATCGGCCGCGAGCCCGTGAAGGACTTCCCCGCCTCCAACGGCCACGGTCGCGCTGCGCTTGGGCAAGGGGCGCGCTCCAAGGCTGGCGTCATCCTCATCAAGCCGCTCGCACCGCTTACGGATGCCGCTCTGCATGCCAAGCTTCTCGCCATCGCAAAGCAGCAGGGCCGAGACGTGTACGAAGTAGAAACCCTCGGCGGTGAGCTGACACCGCGCCTGCTCTATCGCGTCTCACCCGACGGCAAGCGCACGCTGGTTCGTGGCGCACTCTTCGACGAGCTCGATCAGCGCGCCATCCGCAGCGGCATCCTCGCCGCCGGCGGCAGGGACTATGTCGCCCAGACCGCCGCGCCAGTCCCAGAGTCCACCATCGCCCCTGAAGTCCTCTTCGAAGACATCGGTGTGAAACGTGCCAACGAAGAGCAGCAGAAGCTGCCGTACTACCCGCCGCCGGAAACAAAGCAGTAG
- a CDS encoding septal ring lytic transglycosylase RlpA family protein yields METVTGLEKTESRGCAAVRVTALALAAGAMLATTGCHHNTNTRATYQPPPPPVYEPGRTDYSHPKAAPGFYDSTSVRPVYTETGLASWYGPNYHHHAAADGTTYNQNGLTAAHRTLPLGTTVRVTNLANGEQVLVRITDRGPFAPDRILDLSKGAAEAIGGVRAGIIKVKIEAFPHESLDPAGRWAVQTGAFKTEQDAMDLKSALLQRYRGARVTEFAGPTGYWVRIDPADHARMQAEAVVDWIGKPFPYALPYLVRID; encoded by the coding sequence ATGGAGACTGTGACGGGCCTGGAGAAAACCGAGAGCAGAGGATGTGCCGCTGTACGTGTGACGGCGCTGGCATTGGCGGCTGGAGCGATGCTCGCGACCACCGGGTGCCACCACAACACGAACACGCGGGCGACGTATCAGCCGCCACCCCCGCCGGTGTATGAGCCGGGGCGCACGGACTACTCGCACCCCAAGGCAGCGCCTGGGTTTTATGACAGCACGAGTGTGCGGCCTGTCTATACCGAGACTGGGCTGGCGAGCTGGTATGGGCCGAACTATCACCACCATGCCGCGGCGGACGGAACGACCTATAACCAGAATGGGCTGACAGCGGCGCACCGGACGCTTCCGCTGGGCACGACCGTGCGGGTGACGAACCTGGCCAACGGCGAGCAAGTGTTGGTGCGGATCACGGACCGCGGGCCGTTTGCGCCGGACAGAATTCTCGATCTGTCGAAGGGCGCCGCGGAGGCGATCGGTGGCGTGCGCGCGGGGATCATCAAGGTGAAGATTGAGGCGTTTCCACATGAGAGCCTCGACCCAGCAGGCCGCTGGGCGGTGCAGACCGGGGCCTTCAAGACAGAGCAGGATGCGATGGACCTGAAGAGCGCACTGCTGCAGCGCTATCGCGGCGCGCGGGTGACAGAGTTCGCGGGGCCAACGGGATATTGGGTGCGGATCGATCCGGCTGACCATGCGAGGATGCAGGCTGAGGCCGTGGTGGATTGGATCGGAAAACCGTTTCCGTATGCGCTGCCGTATTTGGTGAGGATTGATTGA
- the bamA gene encoding outer membrane protein assembly factor BamA produces the protein MRVSASSLNSKIQPCKTQSVPACASDSDRQRPGQRAGLRRIGVGATLGAALLFAAVPGFSTSVEAQSSAPIKAPQRFSADQAPQPLCQPQVIGNRRIPKESILARLFSRPGDPYDPAVVERDFNSLWNTGYFDDVRIERIDTPACVQLEIYVREKPTIREINYKGLNAVSVSDVLDRFKKEKVGLTVESQYDPTKVKRAEVVLQEMLGEHGHQFATIKTEIKTIPPAAVSLTFNVKEGPTVKVGKIAFDGNKALNHRELVEAMKNLKPIGIPHSIILENIFPRTFDASKLDEDAERVRQAYRDKGYFKAITGEPQTNVRNAGGINPLTLHPSTGKRVDILIPVEEGERYRLGGITFSGNKAYSNSKALRAQFAVKDGEYFNATLFGKGLEALRKAYGEGGYINMVGTPTPRVDEAKKLVYLNVDIDEGKPFYISRIEFTGNTITRDKVIRRELLVEEGQVYNSRLVDLSLLRLNQLNYFDTLKSDTDVETRQNADNNTVDLLIKLHEKGKNSIGLNGGISGLSGSFLGTNYETNNFLGLGETLSVNANIGDLSRNLSLGFTEPYLRNKPVSLGVQVFDSKFDYNPAKSYAIANGQSANLTNAQNSLLNNYNQSTKGVTLSTSTALRKLFRRSGVARVGISYSLSRSGITTFNQNTLNVFQTLAFRSGVAGQDQLNGIVTSMITPSFSFSTLDRAVGPHNGKDFNVAVQIAGAGGNTKYYAPSVSFRQFFPMKGLKVSREGHNVLGYRLLFSTIGGYGGEVAPPFARIYSGGENEVRGFDIRSSSPYTFIPTKVNFNLTNPDGSPVPRDPTNPALGNVTIPLPIYRLSAVGGDTNFTANLEYRIPIVNQVTFALFTDFGMDFDLQSAQLRQSVQGVSTLNSPLYGCPTIINGACFGGQSVKFPLYLNTVPGSNYVPRMSNGGELQVVLPIVNAPLRLYYAYNPLRLYKSLPQQLALPIYCSAGSTACFRNLFPNSEAGLYSFQQAVQFYGADYLLREPRKTFRLTVSTTF, from the coding sequence ATGCGAGTGAGCGCGAGCTCTTTGAATAGCAAGATTCAGCCCTGCAAGACACAGTCTGTGCCTGCGTGTGCGAGCGACTCCGACAGGCAGCGCCCTGGCCAGCGGGCCGGGCTGCGCCGTATCGGGGTGGGTGCGACTTTGGGCGCGGCGCTGTTGTTCGCGGCCGTCCCGGGATTTTCGACCAGCGTAGAGGCCCAGAGTAGTGCTCCGATCAAGGCCCCGCAGCGGTTTTCAGCCGATCAGGCGCCGCAGCCGCTGTGCCAGCCGCAGGTGATCGGCAACCGTCGTATTCCGAAGGAGTCGATCCTGGCGCGATTGTTCTCGCGGCCGGGCGACCCGTATGACCCGGCGGTGGTAGAGCGGGACTTCAACTCGCTGTGGAACACCGGGTACTTCGACGATGTACGGATCGAGCGGATTGACACGCCGGCGTGCGTGCAGCTGGAGATCTATGTCCGCGAGAAGCCGACGATCCGCGAGATCAACTACAAGGGCCTGAACGCGGTCTCAGTTTCGGACGTGCTGGACCGGTTCAAGAAGGAGAAGGTCGGGCTGACGGTTGAGAGCCAGTACGACCCGACCAAGGTGAAGCGCGCCGAAGTTGTGCTGCAGGAGATGCTCGGCGAGCACGGTCACCAGTTTGCGACGATCAAAACGGAGATCAAGACGATCCCGCCGGCCGCCGTATCGCTGACCTTCAACGTGAAGGAAGGCCCGACCGTGAAGGTGGGCAAGATAGCGTTCGACGGCAACAAGGCGCTGAACCATCGCGAGTTGGTTGAGGCGATGAAGAACCTGAAGCCGATTGGCATTCCGCACTCGATCATTCTGGAGAACATCTTTCCGCGGACGTTCGACGCCAGCAAGCTGGACGAGGACGCCGAGCGTGTGCGCCAGGCGTATCGCGACAAGGGTTACTTCAAGGCCATTACCGGCGAGCCGCAGACCAACGTGCGCAACGCGGGCGGCATCAACCCGCTCACACTGCATCCCTCGACGGGCAAGCGGGTGGATATCCTGATCCCGGTGGAAGAGGGTGAGCGCTACCGGCTGGGCGGCATTACGTTCAGCGGCAACAAGGCCTATAGCAACAGCAAGGCGCTGCGCGCGCAGTTCGCGGTGAAGGACGGTGAGTACTTCAACGCGACGCTGTTCGGCAAAGGGCTGGAAGCTTTGCGCAAAGCGTATGGCGAGGGCGGCTACATCAACATGGTCGGTACGCCGACGCCGCGCGTGGACGAAGCGAAGAAGCTGGTGTACCTGAACGTCGATATCGACGAAGGCAAGCCGTTCTACATCTCGCGCATCGAGTTTACGGGCAACACGATCACCCGCGACAAGGTGATCCGCCGCGAGCTGTTAGTGGAAGAGGGCCAGGTGTATAACAGCCGGCTCGTCGACCTGTCGCTGCTGCGTTTGAACCAGTTGAACTACTTCGACACGCTGAAGAGCGACACCGATGTGGAGACGCGGCAGAACGCGGACAACAACACGGTGGACCTGCTGATCAAGCTGCACGAAAAGGGCAAGAACTCCATCGGCCTGAACGGCGGCATCAGCGGGCTTTCGGGCTCGTTCCTCGGGACGAACTACGAGACGAACAACTTCCTCGGCCTGGGCGAGACGCTGAGTGTGAACGCGAACATCGGCGACCTGTCGCGCAACCTGAGCCTTGGGTTTACGGAGCCGTACCTGCGGAACAAGCCGGTGTCGCTGGGCGTGCAGGTGTTCGATTCGAAGTTCGACTACAACCCGGCGAAGAGCTACGCGATCGCGAACGGGCAGAGCGCGAACCTGACGAACGCGCAGAACTCGCTGCTGAATAACTACAACCAGTCGACGAAGGGCGTGACGCTTTCGACCAGCACGGCGCTGCGGAAGCTGTTCCGGCGTTCGGGCGTGGCGCGCGTGGGTATCTCGTACTCGCTGTCGCGGTCGGGCATTACGACGTTCAACCAGAACACGCTGAATGTCTTCCAGACGCTGGCGTTCCGCTCGGGCGTGGCCGGCCAGGACCAGTTGAACGGCATTGTGACCAGCATGATAACGCCGTCGTTCAGCTTCTCGACGCTGGACCGCGCGGTAGGCCCGCACAACGGCAAGGACTTCAACGTCGCGGTGCAGATTGCGGGCGCGGGCGGCAACACGAAGTACTACGCGCCGTCGGTCAGCTTCCGGCAGTTCTTCCCGATGAAGGGGCTGAAGGTGAGCCGCGAGGGACACAATGTGCTGGGCTATCGCCTGCTGTTCTCCACGATCGGCGGATACGGCGGCGAAGTAGCGCCTCCGTTCGCGCGTATCTACTCGGGCGGCGAGAACGAGGTGCGCGGCTTCGACATCCGTTCGAGCTCGCCGTACACGTTCATTCCGACGAAGGTGAACTTCAACCTGACGAACCCGGACGGCTCGCCGGTGCCGCGCGATCCGACCAACCCGGCGTTGGGCAATGTGACGATCCCGCTGCCGATCTACCGCCTCTCTGCGGTGGGTGGCGACACGAACTTCACGGCCAACCTGGAGTACCGTATCCCGATTGTGAACCAGGTGACGTTCGCACTGTTCACGGACTTCGGCATGGACTTCGACCTGCAGAGCGCGCAGCTGCGGCAGAGCGTGCAGGGCGTTTCGACACTGAACAGCCCGCTGTATGGCTGCCCGACGATCATCAATGGCGCGTGCTTCGGTGGCCAGTCGGTGAAGTTTCCGCTGTACCTGAACACGGTGCCGGGCTCGAACTACGTGCCGCGTATGTCGAACGGCGGTGAGCTGCAGGTGGTTCTGCCCATTGTGAATGCGCCGCTGCGGCTGTACTACGCGTACAACCCGCTGCGTCTGTACAAGAGCCTGCCGCAGCAGCTGGCTCTGCCGATCTACTGCTCGGCCGGCTCGACGGCATGCTTCAGGAACCTGTTCCCCAACAGCGAGGCTGGTTTGTACAGCTTCCAGCAGGCAGTGCAGTTCTATGGTGCGGACTACCTCCTGCGTGAGCCGAGGAAGACGTTCCGCCTGACGGTGAGCACGACGTTCTAG
- the frr gene encoding ribosome recycling factor yields the protein MASVMAAMEGLSGVYEDLKTRMNKTVDDFRANLVSVRTGRASVHMLDGIRVDYYGTETPLSQVAQLTAPEATLILVQPWEQTMVTPIEKAIRTSGHGFNPMHDGKIIRVPIPPMTEERRKDTVKQLAGTVEDHKTSIRNIRRDGNEQVKKAAKDKLISADDEKRANEEIQQLTDSEIKRIEELFKAKEKEVLTI from the coding sequence ATGGCATCGGTGATGGCAGCAATGGAGGGTCTTTCGGGCGTCTACGAAGACCTCAAGACGCGCATGAACAAGACCGTGGACGACTTCCGCGCCAACCTCGTCAGCGTCCGCACCGGCCGCGCCTCCGTCCACATGCTCGACGGCATCCGCGTTGACTACTACGGTACCGAGACGCCTCTTTCTCAGGTCGCCCAGCTCACCGCCCCTGAGGCCACCCTCATCCTCGTCCAGCCTTGGGAACAGACTATGGTCACCCCCATCGAGAAGGCCATCCGAACCAGTGGCCACGGCTTCAACCCCATGCACGACGGCAAAATCATCCGCGTCCCCATCCCGCCCATGACCGAGGAACGCCGCAAAGACACCGTCAAGCAGCTCGCCGGCACCGTCGAGGACCACAAGACCTCCATCCGCAACATCCGCCGCGACGGCAACGAACAGGTCAAGAAGGCCGCCAAGGACAAACTCATCTCGGCTGACGACGAAAAGCGCGCCAACGAAGAGATCCAGCAACTCACCGACTCCGAGATCAAACGCATCGAGGAGCTCTTCAAGGCCAAGGAAAAAGAAGTCCTCACCATCTGA
- a CDS encoding prephenate dehydrogenase, translated as MTERIAIVGTGLIGASIGLTLRASGFRGEIVGFDVNPAESAKALEIGAIDRVLAGREEVLARDAAEIYVLAVPVLVILDWMEKLAPATHAGQLITDVGSTKVEICGLAETLFNGSGQAAFLPGHPMAGKESGGAALADATLFQGATWLFTPVAAGDTPLAERWRELVAAMGAVIRDIDEVEHDEVCAWVSHLPQMLSTALAALLQDTFSHDAEGMAAVQAIGGRGLRETTRLGSSPYSMWRDVAMTNTKPIAETLLALEQRLAHIRENLRTPELRDEFATANKFRAKR; from the coding sequence GTGACCGAACGTATCGCGATTGTCGGCACGGGGCTGATTGGTGCGTCGATAGGGCTGACGCTGAGGGCGTCGGGGTTTCGGGGCGAGATTGTTGGGTTTGATGTGAACCCGGCGGAGTCCGCGAAGGCGCTGGAGATTGGCGCGATTGATCGCGTGCTGGCGGGCCGTGAAGAGGTGCTAGCGCGCGATGCGGCGGAGATTTATGTGCTTGCGGTGCCGGTGCTGGTGATTCTGGACTGGATGGAGAAGCTGGCGCCGGCCACGCATGCCGGGCAGCTGATTACAGATGTCGGCAGCACGAAGGTGGAGATCTGCGGGCTGGCGGAGACGCTGTTCAATGGGTCGGGGCAGGCGGCGTTTCTGCCGGGGCATCCGATGGCAGGCAAAGAGTCCGGCGGGGCGGCGCTGGCAGATGCGACGTTGTTTCAAGGGGCGACCTGGCTGTTTACGCCGGTGGCCGCAGGGGACACGCCGCTGGCTGAACGGTGGCGGGAGCTGGTGGCGGCGATGGGGGCTGTCATCCGCGACATCGACGAAGTGGAGCATGATGAGGTGTGCGCGTGGGTGAGCCATCTGCCGCAGATGCTCTCGACCGCGCTGGCGGCGCTGCTGCAGGACACGTTCTCGCATGATGCGGAGGGGATGGCCGCGGTGCAGGCGATTGGGGGACGCGGGCTGCGCGAGACGACACGGCTGGGGTCGAGCCCGTACAGCATGTGGCGCGATGTCGCGATGACCAACACGAAGCCGATTGCGGAGACGCTGCTGGCGCTGGAGCAGCGGCTGGCGCATATCCGCGAGAACCTGCGGACGCCGGAGCTGCGCGACGAGTTCGCGACGGCGAACAAGTTTCGGGCGAAGCGGTAA
- a CDS encoding glutamate-5-semialdehyde dehydrogenase: MSTAAAPVRDDVLSTQEIAQAAKAAARVLAPLNEARRNAALEAMAKALEGASAELFAANAEDLKVAVSLTGEDALSAATMARLKLTDSKLREMVEQVRSVMALPDPLGRVLDAVELDDRDPEISKTQIPYGNDNKKTSGLHMEKISVPLSVVAVIFEARPDAVTQIAALAIKSGNAVILKPGREVERTAMALVRVLREALAAEGLPAAAVSLVLGRERVNELLAMHSLVDMVIPRGTKKLVEYVQANTRIPVLGHAEGVCHIYVDRAADEELALRVIDDAKTDYPASCNAVETVLVHAAIAGDFLPKLAERMRERGVVLHGDDVARAMMSALPVDDWHTEYGELEMAVGVVPSLDAAMEHIHEHGSVHTESIITEDAEVAERFLREVDAASVMHNASTRFADGFRYGFGAEVGISTSKFHARGPVGLDGLTTYKYVVRGAGHVAGDYRGAQGRAFTHRRKSEAR; this comes from the coding sequence ATGAGTACGGCCGCTGCTCCTGTGCGTGACGATGTGTTAAGCACGCAGGAGATTGCGCAGGCGGCGAAGGCCGCGGCGCGGGTGTTGGCCCCGCTGAATGAGGCTCGACGCAATGCTGCGCTGGAGGCGATGGCGAAGGCGCTGGAAGGCGCGAGCGCAGAGCTATTTGCCGCCAACGCTGAAGACCTGAAGGTTGCGGTGTCGCTGACGGGCGAGGATGCGTTGTCGGCGGCGACGATGGCGCGTCTGAAACTGACTGATAGCAAGCTGCGCGAGATGGTGGAGCAGGTGCGGTCGGTGATGGCGCTGCCTGATCCGCTGGGGCGTGTGCTGGATGCGGTGGAGCTGGATGATCGCGATCCGGAGATATCCAAAACGCAGATTCCCTACGGGAATGACAACAAAAAAACTTCCGGGCTGCACATGGAGAAGATCAGCGTGCCGCTCAGTGTGGTGGCGGTGATCTTTGAAGCGCGGCCGGATGCGGTGACGCAGATTGCGGCGTTGGCGATCAAGAGTGGCAATGCGGTGATCCTGAAGCCGGGGCGCGAGGTGGAGCGTACGGCGATGGCGCTGGTGCGGGTGCTGCGCGAGGCGCTCGCTGCGGAGGGACTTCCTGCGGCTGCGGTGTCGCTGGTGCTGGGGCGCGAGCGTGTGAATGAGCTGTTGGCGATGCACTCGCTGGTGGACATGGTGATTCCGCGCGGGACGAAGAAGCTGGTGGAGTATGTGCAGGCGAACACACGCATCCCGGTGCTGGGTCATGCCGAGGGCGTGTGCCACATCTATGTGGACCGCGCGGCGGATGAAGAGCTGGCGCTGCGCGTGATCGACGATGCGAAGACGGACTATCCGGCGTCGTGCAATGCGGTGGAGACGGTGCTGGTGCATGCGGCTATCGCCGGCGACTTTTTGCCAAAGCTGGCGGAGCGGATGCGAGAGCGTGGCGTGGTGCTACATGGCGATGACGTTGCGCGCGCAATGATGAGTGCGCTGCCGGTGGACGACTGGCATACCGAGTACGGCGAGCTAGAGATGGCGGTGGGTGTGGTGCCGTCGCTCGATGCAGCGATGGAGCATATTCACGAGCATGGCTCGGTGCACACGGAGAGCATCATCACGGAGGACGCCGAGGTCGCGGAGCGGTTTCTGCGGGAGGTGGATGCGGCGAGCGTGATGCACAATGCGTCCACACGATTTGCAGATGGTTTCCGGTATGGGTTTGGGGCCGAGGTTGGGATTTCGACGAGCAAATTTCATGCGCGCGGGCCGGTGGGGCTCGATGGGCTGACGACGTACAAATATGTGGTGCGCGGCGCGGGGCATGTCGCTGGCGACTACCGCGGGGCGCAGGGGCGGGCGTTTACGCACCGGCGCAAGAGCGAGGCGCGGTGA
- the proB gene encoding glutamate 5-kinase, translating into MAEISRVSVVQGSTKLRRIVVKLGTNVIMRPDGKVALGLLCGLVEQIASLRTQGIEVLMVSSGAVGLGMERLGLTRRPTVVAQVQACAAIGQSRLMALYDDAFDRLGCPIAQVLLTEDDFRDSDRHANLRATLDALLTLSVIPIVNENDTVSTAELDRPAELPQRERIFGDNDKLSALLAKHIGADLLVMLSDVDGLFDRNPSEPNAKMLHGVEEIDERILALAQGGNGRGRGGMISKLESARIVVRANKPVIIANGRTPQVLERIVAGETVGTRFAPAPMLQEVLR; encoded by the coding sequence ATGGCAGAGATTTCGCGGGTGAGTGTTGTGCAAGGGAGTACGAAGTTGCGCAGGATCGTCGTCAAACTCGGAACGAACGTCATCATGCGGCCGGATGGCAAGGTCGCACTGGGGCTGCTGTGCGGGCTTGTGGAACAGATTGCCTCGCTGCGGACACAGGGCATCGAGGTGCTGATGGTGTCGTCGGGTGCGGTGGGTCTGGGCATGGAGCGGCTGGGGCTGACGCGCAGGCCGACCGTGGTGGCGCAGGTGCAGGCGTGCGCGGCTATCGGGCAGTCGCGGCTGATGGCGCTGTATGACGATGCGTTCGACCGCCTGGGATGCCCGATTGCGCAGGTGCTGCTGACCGAGGACGACTTCCGCGATTCCGACCGTCATGCGAACCTTCGGGCGACGCTGGATGCGCTGCTGACGTTGAGCGTGATTCCGATTGTGAACGAGAACGATACGGTGTCGACAGCGGAGCTGGACAGGCCGGCGGAGCTGCCGCAGCGCGAGCGGATCTTTGGCGACAACGATAAGCTGTCGGCGCTGCTGGCGAAGCATATTGGCGCGGACCTGCTGGTGATGCTGTCGGATGTGGACGGGCTGTTCGACCGCAATCCGAGCGAGCCGAACGCGAAGATGCTGCATGGCGTGGAGGAGATCGACGAACGGATTCTTGCGCTGGCCCAGGGCGGCAACGGGCGCGGGCGCGGCGGGATGATCTCGAAGCTGGAGAGCGCGCGGATCGTCGTGCGTGCGAACAAGCCGGTGATCATCGCGAATGGACGCACGCCGCAGGTGCTGGAGCGAATTGTTGCAGGCGAGACTGTAGGCACGCGGTTTGCGCCTGCTCCGATGCTGCAGGAAGTGCTGCGATGA
- the aroF gene encoding 3-deoxy-7-phosphoheptulonate synthase, translating to MIVAMQDKATDEQIQHVIERMVELGFNVHRTTGETQTILAGVGTPAHFEVTEFQVLSGVHQAYRISSPYKLAGRGFRPEGTRITFPNGVVVGGEEIVIMSGPCSVESKDQIRLSAQQVAAAGAQFLRGGAYKPRSSPYSFQGMGVEGLKIMREAADEHGLLVITEVMEISQIETMLEYIDCFQVGARNMQNFNLLRELGHVRKPVLLKRGIAATIEEVLLSSEYILSGGNYDLMLCERGIRTYETATRNTMDISAIPVLKKLTHLPVFGDPSHGVGIREFVPPMARAAVAAGADGLLMEMHPNPDKAMSDGAQSLTPEQLTKLVEQLRKLAPVVDRTIAPAVEKVHA from the coding sequence ATGATCGTCGCAATGCAGGACAAAGCCACCGATGAACAGATACAACATGTGATCGAGCGCATGGTGGAGCTCGGTTTCAACGTCCACCGGACTACAGGTGAGACGCAGACCATTCTCGCGGGCGTCGGTACGCCGGCGCACTTTGAGGTGACGGAGTTTCAGGTGCTGAGTGGCGTGCACCAGGCGTATCGGATTTCGTCGCCGTACAAGCTGGCTGGGCGCGGGTTCCGGCCGGAGGGCACGCGGATCACGTTTCCAAATGGCGTGGTGGTGGGTGGCGAGGAGATCGTCATCATGTCCGGGCCGTGCTCGGTGGAGAGCAAGGATCAGATTCGCCTGAGCGCGCAGCAGGTGGCTGCTGCGGGAGCTCAGTTTTTGCGCGGAGGAGCCTACAAGCCGCGCAGCTCGCCGTATAGCTTCCAGGGCATGGGCGTTGAAGGCCTGAAGATCATGCGCGAGGCCGCGGATGAGCATGGCCTGCTGGTGATTACCGAGGTGATGGAGATCTCGCAGATCGAGACGATGCTGGAGTACATCGACTGCTTCCAGGTGGGCGCGCGCAACATGCAGAACTTCAACTTGCTGCGCGAGCTGGGCCATGTGCGCAAGCCGGTGCTGCTGAAGCGCGGCATCGCGGCGACGATTGAGGAGGTGCTACTGAGCTCGGAGTACATTTTGAGCGGTGGCAACTACGACCTGATGCTGTGCGAGCGCGGTATCAGGACCTACGAGACAGCCACGCGCAACACGATGGACATCTCGGCGATACCGGTGCTGAAGAAGCTGACGCACCTGCCGGTGTTCGGCGATCCTTCGCACGGTGTGGGCATCCGCGAGTTTGTTCCGCCGATGGCGCGCGCTGCGGTGGCCGCGGGTGCGGACGGTCTGTTGATGGAGATGCATCCGAACCCGGACAAGGCGATGAGCGATGGCGCGCAGTCGTTGACGCCGGAGCAGTTGACCAAACTGGTGGAGCAGTTGCGGAAGCTCGCACCTGTGGTCGACCGCACGATTGCACCGGCAGTCGAGAAGGTACATGCGTAA
- the pheA gene encoding chorismate mutase — MEIADWRKKIDELDEQIVRLLSERAAAAVAIGQLKAKASAPIYEPQREQSVFEHVRSVNPGPLSGAQVQDVYERIMDVMRSLQKQ, encoded by the coding sequence ATGGAGATCGCCGACTGGCGCAAGAAGATTGATGAGTTGGACGAACAGATCGTCCGTTTGTTGAGCGAGCGAGCGGCCGCGGCCGTGGCGATTGGGCAGTTGAAGGCCAAGGCCAGCGCACCCATCTATGAACCGCAGCGGGAGCAGAGCGTGTTTGAGCATGTGCGGTCGGTGAACCCAGGGCCGCTTTCGGGAGCGCAGGTGCAGGACGTGTACGAACGGATTATGGATGTGATGCGTTCGCTGCAGAAGCAGTAA